A window of the Candidatus Polarisedimenticolia bacterium genome harbors these coding sequences:
- a CDS encoding arginine decarboxylase, pyruvoyl-dependent, translated as MFVSKKMFLTKGVGRSKEKLTSFELALRDAGIAHFNIVRVSSIFPPGCKIIPKKEGLKYLRAGEVVFCVLSENSTNEPHRLIAASTGIAIPSKPDRHGYLSEHHSYGETEDKAGEYAEDLAAQMLATILGIEFDPDKSYDERKELWKISSEFYKTINVTQTAVGDKKGLWTTVVSAAVLIP; from the coding sequence ATGTTCGTCTCCAAGAAGATGTTCCTCACCAAAGGGGTCGGCCGCTCGAAGGAGAAGCTGACCAGCTTCGAGCTGGCGCTGCGGGACGCCGGGATCGCCCACTTCAACATCGTCCGCGTGTCGAGCATCTTCCCGCCCGGGTGCAAGATCATTCCCAAGAAAGAGGGATTGAAGTACCTGCGGGCCGGAGAGGTGGTGTTCTGCGTCCTGTCGGAGAACTCGACGAACGAACCGCACCGCCTCATCGCAGCGTCCACCGGCATCGCCATTCCCAGCAAGCCGGACCGGCACGGCTACCTGTCGGAGCATCACTCCTACGGCGAGACCGAGGACAAGGCGGGCGAGTACGCGGAGGATCTCGCGGCGCAGATGCTCGCCACGATCCTGGGCATCGAGTTCGATCCCGACAAATCCTACGACGAGCGGAAGGAGCTCTGGAAGATCAGCAGCGAGTTCTACAAGACCATCAACGTCACCCAAACCGCCGTGGGAGACAAGAAGGGACTCTGGACCACGGTGGTTTCCGCCGCGGTCTTGATCCCCTGA
- the amrS gene encoding AmmeMemoRadiSam system radical SAM enzyme: MAQAVALAEVLHRLTREGELYEKHPDGSLTCFACGHRCLIRPGREGICKVRFNRAGILRVPHGYVGALNVDPIEKKPFFHVLPGSPALSFGMLGCDYHCGYCQNWFTSQAIRDPKATARPEAVTAADLVALALRASAPVLASTYNEPLITSEWAVEVFREGRTRGLLGAFISNGNGTEEALGYLRPWLDLYKVDLKSMRESNYRALGGQLRIVLDTIRRLKAMDFWLEVVTLVIPGFNDSDEELRDAAAFLVSVSPEIPWHVTAFHKDYRMTDPADTPPQALLRAARIGKEAGLQFVYAGNLPGHVGEFENTCCPSCGACLVRRRGYRILENRLRSGSCPDCGGPVPGRWTLPAAAGAPEQRSAG; the protein is encoded by the coding sequence ATGGCTCAGGCCGTCGCGCTCGCCGAGGTGCTCCATCGTCTCACCCGCGAGGGGGAGCTCTACGAGAAGCACCCCGACGGCTCGCTCACCTGCTTCGCTTGCGGGCATCGCTGTCTGATTCGCCCCGGGCGGGAAGGAATCTGCAAAGTACGCTTCAATCGTGCCGGAATCCTCAGGGTTCCCCACGGTTACGTAGGAGCCCTCAACGTCGATCCGATCGAAAAGAAGCCTTTCTTCCACGTCCTCCCGGGAAGCCCGGCGCTCTCCTTCGGCATGCTGGGATGCGACTACCATTGCGGCTACTGCCAGAACTGGTTCACCTCGCAGGCGATTCGCGACCCGAAGGCGACGGCGCGTCCCGAAGCGGTCACCGCCGCGGATCTCGTGGCTCTGGCACTGCGAGCCAGCGCTCCCGTCCTCGCCTCGACCTACAACGAGCCGCTGATCACGAGCGAGTGGGCCGTGGAAGTCTTCCGCGAAGGACGGACGCGAGGGCTTCTCGGAGCGTTCATCTCGAACGGCAACGGTACGGAGGAGGCGCTCGGCTATCTCCGCCCTTGGCTGGATCTCTACAAGGTCGATCTCAAGTCGATGCGGGAATCGAATTACCGCGCCCTCGGAGGGCAGCTGCGGATCGTCCTCGACACGATCCGCCGGCTGAAAGCGATGGATTTCTGGCTGGAGGTCGTGACGCTGGTGATTCCCGGCTTCAACGACTCTGACGAGGAGCTGCGTGACGCCGCCGCCTTCCTGGTCTCCGTCTCCCCGGAGATCCCCTGGCACGTCACCGCCTTCCACAAGGACTACAGAATGACCGACCCGGCCGATACTCCGCCGCAGGCGCTTCTGCGGGCGGCGCGGATCGGCAAAGAGGCGGGTCTGCAGTTCGTCTACGCCGGCAATCTGCCCGGTCACGTCGGAGAGTTCGAGAACACTTGCTGCCCGAGCTGCGGCGCCTGCCTCGTCCGGCGCCGCGGCTACCGGATCCTCGAGAACCGCCTGCGCTCCGGAAGCTGCCCCGATTGCGGGGGTCCCGTCCCGGGGCGATGGACCCTGCCGGCCGCGGCCGGAGCGCCGGAGCAACGATCGGCCGGCTGA
- a CDS encoding PD-(D/E)XK nuclease family protein has protein sequence MAEKTLIAGRAGTGKTTAVLARVAGLIAERREGECLLLLPTQSQVDHLKEILLRSGRGGFQDLFAHTFFTFSRSLFQGLPEALVPEEGRDFLIRLLLESERFPSFASVLEFPGFRRLLGEGLRELRENLVSPDDYARRILAPLDAAGRASPRHRELERAYSAYVRLLRERRRVDPEGMMLAAVGRLETDATLLASRRLLLVDGFHDFTPVELRLLELLSERIPESIFTLSFDPASPGHAAFAASVPARRRLLELGFREMPRAANRRTLDPTLVRLEAALFEGPREAGPAGDSLRILWASREEAEVESIARAILRLVREEGVAWREIAVVFRDLQGVADRAEGTFHRLGIPVRISHPKPLGAQPVVRFLLDLGRVVGGVCDSETMIRLGRSTYAVWLELEEVDRLDVALRENAPPFDPEGWAALALKLDLPGLKRFLKVVSRGRERLAAQRSLPGVARVWRETFLEVALPAGIETARLGETGLRGPEECAAIEAFWRIVEEAAEWTALPERERSAEPRRAPGNAEALLHRLLRGVGEEVREAGFRIRDRRRDAVNLIDAREARQWEASTVFVGGILERRFPPAPVEGLLFDDEDRRCLNASGLRFRDRSWKEDEERFLFYTAVSRARDRLILSYPDSDERGNRALPSFFLREVERIFSPQGLSGRTVRRPASEVLPSPETAADLQEVDRIAMSGLAARHPRPEERKEIRLAAALYGLRREAPSFRERFAGLLSRTPPRLRDPAILAELAAADAALSDSALRSFLQCPYLHFVKKQLRVEALPGREMEPLDLGTLIHDVLKEHFESGGESDFLECLERHFRAAAAAKRVSFRRRAERWQLRRALAAFLPKEAERLRRLGLSPGRFEHDFGTSKSASPAVMLDGEGRGERLSGKIDRIDLLPGGRAGVIVDYKYSSAAGVRKQRDESLGKKGEIKAFQVAIYLLALEEALGLLPAGAELVSLKKRVERFGIGRRDLLRDAGLERDLEEDWELLEESEFRAFLDRARVAMSRLARRIRAGEIDTHPADPEACGPGECDAADICRFDRWVGRTDAEE, from the coding sequence GTGGCGGAGAAGACCCTCATCGCCGGCCGGGCGGGGACGGGGAAGACGACAGCCGTCCTGGCCCGCGTCGCCGGGCTGATCGCGGAACGCCGGGAAGGGGAGTGCCTCCTCCTTCTCCCGACTCAAAGTCAGGTCGATCACCTCAAGGAGATCCTGCTGCGCTCCGGGCGGGGCGGTTTCCAGGACCTCTTCGCGCACACCTTCTTCACTTTCAGCCGGAGCCTGTTCCAGGGTCTTCCCGAGGCGCTCGTCCCGGAGGAGGGCCGGGATTTCCTGATCCGCCTCCTTCTCGAATCGGAGCGCTTCCCGAGCTTCGCAAGCGTCCTGGAGTTCCCGGGTTTCCGGCGGCTCCTCGGGGAGGGCCTTCGCGAGCTGAGGGAGAACCTCGTCTCGCCCGACGACTATGCGCGCCGGATTCTCGCTCCACTCGACGCAGCGGGAAGGGCGTCGCCGCGCCACCGGGAGCTGGAGAGGGCGTATTCCGCCTACGTCCGGCTCCTCCGCGAGAGGCGGAGGGTCGACCCGGAAGGGATGATGCTCGCCGCCGTCGGACGTCTGGAAACGGATGCGACGCTCCTGGCCTCGCGGCGGCTCCTCCTGGTCGACGGCTTCCATGACTTCACTCCGGTCGAGCTCCGCCTGCTGGAGCTGCTTTCCGAGCGGATTCCGGAGTCGATCTTCACGCTGAGCTTCGATCCCGCGAGCCCCGGACACGCAGCCTTCGCCGCGTCGGTCCCCGCCCGCAGGCGCCTGCTGGAGCTCGGATTCAGAGAGATGCCGCGCGCCGCGAATCGGCGCACCCTCGATCCGACGCTGGTCCGGCTGGAGGCCGCCCTCTTCGAGGGGCCGCGGGAGGCGGGGCCGGCCGGGGATTCGCTGCGGATCCTGTGGGCGTCACGGGAAGAGGCGGAAGTGGAGAGCATCGCGCGGGCCATCCTCCGGCTGGTTCGCGAAGAAGGAGTCGCGTGGCGCGAGATTGCCGTCGTCTTCCGTGACTTGCAAGGAGTGGCGGATCGGGCAGAGGGGACTTTCCACCGGCTCGGCATCCCGGTGCGGATTTCCCACCCGAAGCCTCTCGGCGCTCAGCCGGTAGTCCGGTTTCTCCTCGATCTCGGCCGGGTTGTGGGCGGCGTCTGCGATTCCGAAACGATGATCCGCCTCGGGAGATCGACGTATGCGGTCTGGCTGGAGCTCGAAGAGGTGGATCGACTCGACGTGGCCCTGCGCGAGAACGCCCCGCCCTTCGATCCGGAGGGCTGGGCGGCGCTTGCCTTGAAGCTCGACCTGCCTGGGCTCAAGCGATTCCTGAAGGTGGTGTCCCGGGGCCGCGAGCGCCTCGCCGCGCAACGCAGCCTGCCGGGGGTCGCGCGAGTCTGGCGGGAGACCTTTCTGGAAGTCGCCCTGCCGGCGGGGATCGAGACGGCGCGGCTGGGGGAGACGGGCCTTCGCGGTCCGGAAGAGTGCGCCGCGATCGAGGCCTTCTGGAGGATCGTCGAGGAGGCGGCGGAGTGGACCGCGCTCCCGGAAAGAGAGCGATCCGCCGAACCGCGGCGGGCGCCGGGGAACGCCGAGGCCCTGCTGCATCGACTTCTCCGCGGCGTCGGCGAGGAGGTCCGCGAGGCCGGCTTCCGGATTCGTGATCGGCGGCGCGACGCGGTCAACCTCATCGACGCGCGGGAAGCACGGCAATGGGAGGCCTCGACGGTCTTCGTGGGCGGCATCCTGGAGCGCCGGTTTCCCCCGGCTCCCGTCGAGGGGCTGCTCTTCGACGACGAGGACCGCCGCTGCCTGAACGCCTCGGGGCTGAGATTTCGCGATCGATCCTGGAAAGAAGACGAGGAGCGGTTTCTCTTCTACACCGCCGTGAGCCGTGCCCGCGACCGCCTGATCCTCTCCTACCCCGACTCCGACGAGCGCGGCAATCGGGCGCTGCCCTCCTTCTTCCTGCGGGAGGTCGAGCGGATCTTTTCCCCGCAGGGGCTCTCCGGCCGGACGGTGAGACGGCCGGCCTCGGAAGTGCTGCCCTCCCCGGAGACCGCGGCCGACCTGCAGGAAGTGGATCGGATCGCGATGTCGGGACTGGCGGCGCGGCATCCGCGGCCCGAGGAACGCAAGGAAATCCGCCTCGCCGCCGCGCTCTACGGCCTGCGCCGCGAGGCTCCCTCGTTCCGCGAGCGCTTCGCCGGCCTGCTGTCCCGGACGCCGCCGCGGCTCCGGGATCCCGCCATCCTGGCCGAGCTCGCCGCCGCGGACGCCGCGCTGAGCGACAGCGCCCTGCGTTCCTTCCTCCAATGCCCTTATCTTCATTTCGTGAAGAAACAGCTGCGCGTCGAGGCGCTGCCCGGCCGGGAAATGGAACCCCTCGACCTGGGGACCCTGATTCACGACGTGCTCAAGGAGCATTTCGAGTCGGGCGGCGAGAGCGACTTCCTGGAATGCCTCGAGCGCCACTTCCGGGCGGCGGCGGCCGCGAAACGCGTTTCCTTCCGCCGCCGTGCCGAGCGGTGGCAGCTGCGCCGCGCGCTGGCGGCCTTCCTGCCGAAGGAAGCGGAACGCCTTCGCCGCCTCGGTCTTTCCCCCGGGCGCTTCGAACACGACTTCGGCACTTCGAAGTCGGCGTCCCCCGCGGTCATGCTGGACGGGGAGGGGCGCGGCGAGCGCCTGTCGGGGAAGATCGACCGGATCGACCTCCTGCCGGGAGGGCGGGCGGGCGTGATCGTCGACTACAAGTACAGCTCCGCCGCCGGCGTCCGGAAGCAGCGCGATGAAAGCCTCGGGAAAAAGGGGGAGATCAAAGCCTTCCAGGTCGCCATCTATCTGCTCGCGCTCGAAGAGGCGCTCGGGCTTCTTCCGGCGGGCGCGGAGCTCGTGTCGCTGAAGAAAAGGGTCGAGCGGTTCGGAATCGGGCGCCGCGATCTCCTCCGCGACGCGGGTCTCGAGCGGGACCTCGAAGAGGACTGGGAGCTTCTCGAGGAAAGCGAGTTCCGCGCTTTCCTGGACCGGGCGCGCGTGGCGATGAGCCGTCTGGCGCGGCGAATCCGGGCAGGCGAGATCGACACGCATCCGGCCGACCCGGAGGCGTGCGGGCCCGGGGAGTGCGACGCCGCCGACATCTGTCGCTTCGACCGGTGGGTGGGCCGGACGGACGCGGAGGAGTGA
- a CDS encoding amidohydrolase, whose protein sequence is MRRGFLAVALALLAAGSAGSAPSEPVVIYGGRLLTVTHGEIPKGSILIVDGKIKEIGPTVDAPPGARVILAEGRFVLPGIVDTHSHIGVYSWPEVDANSDGNEMTDPVQAGVRAMDSINLEDPGIARALAGGVTTIQVLPGSGNVIGGEAVTVKLRPGATMEEMVFAGAPRGLKMALGENPKRVYGSRNKLPSTRMGIIYTMRDAFQKARDYRAKWDAWQKKPAADRGAAPERDLKLETLADVLAGKVRVHVHCYRKDEIEALFRVADEFGFKIASLQHGLEAYKIADEIARRKVGVATFAHWWGYKWEAWDGIPQNAAILADHGVRVAIHSDSADLIQRLYEEAAIAMHYGLPREEALKSITLNPAWMLGLEDRIGSLDVGKDGDVAIFSKDPFDITTRVEMTLVDGKVVYDRARAGRSADPGGER, encoded by the coding sequence ATGCGACGAGGGTTCTTGGCGGTCGCGCTCGCGCTCCTCGCGGCCGGTTCGGCGGGATCCGCGCCGAGCGAGCCGGTCGTCATCTACGGGGGAAGGCTGCTCACCGTCACCCACGGCGAGATCCCCAAAGGCTCCATCCTGATCGTGGACGGCAAGATCAAGGAGATCGGTCCGACGGTCGACGCGCCGCCTGGAGCGCGGGTCATCCTGGCCGAGGGGAGGTTCGTGCTCCCCGGCATCGTCGACACTCACTCCCATATCGGCGTCTATTCCTGGCCGGAAGTCGACGCGAACTCCGACGGCAACGAGATGACCGACCCGGTCCAGGCCGGCGTGCGCGCCATGGATTCGATCAACCTGGAGGACCCCGGCATCGCTCGCGCCCTGGCCGGCGGGGTGACCACGATCCAGGTCCTTCCGGGGAGCGGGAACGTGATCGGCGGCGAGGCGGTGACGGTGAAGCTCCGGCCCGGCGCGACGATGGAGGAGATGGTCTTCGCGGGGGCGCCGCGGGGGCTGAAGATGGCTCTCGGGGAGAATCCGAAGCGAGTGTACGGCTCTCGCAACAAGCTGCCGTCCACGCGCATGGGGATCATCTACACGATGCGTGACGCCTTCCAGAAAGCCCGGGACTATCGGGCCAAGTGGGACGCCTGGCAGAAGAAGCCGGCGGCCGATCGCGGCGCGGCTCCGGAGAGGGACCTGAAGCTCGAGACCCTCGCCGACGTCCTGGCCGGCAAGGTGAGGGTCCACGTCCATTGCTATCGCAAGGACGAGATCGAGGCGCTGTTCCGCGTCGCCGACGAGTTCGGGTTCAAGATCGCCTCGCTGCAGCACGGGCTGGAAGCCTACAAGATCGCGGACGAGATCGCCCGTCGCAAGGTCGGCGTCGCCACCTTCGCCCACTGGTGGGGCTACAAATGGGAGGCCTGGGACGGGATCCCGCAAAACGCCGCGATTCTCGCCGACCACGGGGTCCGCGTGGCGATCCACTCCGACTCCGCCGACTTGATCCAGCGGCTGTACGAAGAGGCCGCCATCGCGATGCACTACGGCCTGCCTCGCGAAGAGGCCCTGAAGTCGATCACCCTGAACCCCGCCTGGATGCTCGGCCTCGAGGATCGGATCGGGAGTCTCGACGTCGGGAAGGACGGCGACGTCGCCATCTTCTCGAAGGATCCCTTCGATATCACCACGCGGGTGGAGATGACGCTGGTGGACGGCAAGGTCGTCTACGATCGGGCTCGGGCCGGACGATCGGCCGATCCGGGCGGCGAACGGTGA
- a CDS encoding amidohydrolase family protein: MIRKAVRRAGFLALLAAAALGAGAVPQRPLPSPAPPVALIGGKVFPVSGAPIESGTVLIRDGRIEAVGQGIPVPPDAQKIDAAGQWILPGLIDSRTHLGVWEVDLDPVSRDEDERTDPITPQARVIDAFYDQSENIRVTRQTGVAAALVTPGEDNLINGQSALVDLSGEDLDQVLIKFPVAMHFSLGEPPKTRYGARTQLPSTRMGSAALIRSTLIQAREYLAKWDVYKEQSLECEARPAGRSKARKEAKCPPEPPARDLRWDALSPVLKGEVPAIFRAQRMDDILTALRLAEEFKLRLVVSHAAEAYKVADLLDAKKIPVILGPVTTQPDRIETLGAIYENAARLEAAGVRIAIQTDRTNDARTLPWEAGLAVAYGLPWEAALRAVTLTPAEILGVADRLGSLERGKVANVLVTAGDPFQPLTSVKHLFIRGREVELRSRQDDLADRYR; encoded by the coding sequence GTGATCCGCAAAGCGGTCCGGAGGGCGGGCTTCCTGGCGCTGCTCGCCGCCGCGGCGCTCGGGGCCGGGGCGGTCCCGCAGCGTCCCCTCCCTTCGCCGGCGCCGCCCGTCGCCCTGATCGGCGGCAAGGTCTTTCCCGTCTCCGGGGCGCCGATCGAGTCAGGGACCGTCCTCATCCGGGACGGACGCATTGAAGCCGTGGGCCAGGGCATCCCCGTGCCGCCCGACGCGCAGAAAATCGACGCCGCCGGGCAATGGATACTCCCGGGACTCATCGACTCCCGCACCCACCTCGGCGTGTGGGAAGTCGATCTCGATCCCGTCAGCCGCGACGAGGACGAGAGGACCGATCCGATCACTCCCCAGGCGCGCGTCATCGACGCCTTCTACGACCAGTCCGAAAACATCCGCGTCACCCGGCAAACCGGCGTCGCCGCCGCCCTGGTCACCCCGGGAGAAGACAACCTGATCAACGGCCAGAGCGCCCTGGTGGATCTCAGCGGGGAGGACCTCGATCAAGTCTTGATCAAGTTTCCTGTGGCGATGCATTTCAGCCTCGGAGAACCCCCCAAGACCCGCTACGGCGCGCGGACCCAGCTCCCCTCCACTCGCATGGGAAGTGCGGCCCTGATCCGCTCGACGCTCATTCAGGCGCGGGAGTACCTGGCGAAATGGGACGTCTACAAGGAGCAATCGCTGGAATGCGAGGCGCGGCCGGCGGGTCGCTCGAAGGCCAGGAAAGAGGCGAAGTGCCCTCCCGAGCCGCCGGCGCGGGATCTCCGCTGGGACGCGCTGTCTCCCGTCCTGAAAGGCGAGGTCCCGGCCATCTTCCGGGCCCAGAGGATGGACGACATCCTCACCGCCTTGCGCCTCGCCGAGGAGTTCAAGCTCCGCCTCGTGGTGAGCCACGCGGCCGAAGCGTACAAAGTGGCCGATCTCCTGGACGCGAAGAAGATTCCGGTGATCCTCGGCCCGGTCACCACCCAGCCCGATCGGATCGAGACGCTCGGCGCGATCTACGAGAACGCCGCGCGGCTCGAAGCGGCGGGCGTCAGGATTGCCATTCAGACCGACCGGACGAACGACGCGCGGACTCTTCCCTGGGAGGCCGGCCTCGCGGTCGCGTATGGCTTGCCCTGGGAAGCCGCTTTGCGCGCCGTCACGCTCACCCCGGCCGAGATCCTCGGCGTGGCCGATCGCCTCGGCAGCCTCGAACGGGGGAAAGTGGCCAACGTGCTGGTCACCGCCGGCGATCCCTTCCAGCCGCTCACCTCCGTGAAGCACCTCTTCATCCGCGGCCGCGAAGTCGAGCTTCGAAGCCGGCAGGACGACCTCGCGGATCGGTACCGCTGA
- the speB gene encoding agmatinase → MNLHPDHFGGIGPPHSDLDRAKAVVLPVPYDRTATYGKGAARGPAALIAASCNLELYDEELGTDTFTEGIHTAPAVCGNETPPEEMVRLVEQAAGRYLDAGKLVVTVGGEHSISFGAIAAYHRRHPRMTVVQLDAHGDLRETYEGSRHNHACVMRRVRELCPALAIGIRSLSREEADWLSKSPSPMISGRRVAAGPEWFDEALAAAGEEVYVTIDVDFFDPALVPGTGTPEPGGADWYTTLAFLRSLSRRRKVLGFDIVELAPILGQPASDFLAAKLLYRTLGYALFEGCDGRPGASEPILR, encoded by the coding sequence ATGAACCTCCATCCGGACCATTTCGGCGGCATCGGCCCTCCCCATTCCGATCTCGACCGGGCGAAGGCCGTCGTCCTGCCCGTTCCCTACGATCGCACCGCCACCTACGGAAAAGGAGCGGCGCGTGGCCCCGCCGCGTTGATCGCCGCCTCCTGCAACCTTGAGCTCTACGACGAAGAGCTGGGGACCGACACCTTCACGGAGGGGATTCATACCGCCCCCGCCGTGTGCGGCAACGAGACGCCGCCGGAGGAGATGGTGCGCCTCGTCGAGCAGGCTGCCGGCCGGTATCTCGACGCCGGAAAGCTGGTCGTCACCGTCGGCGGGGAGCACTCGATCTCCTTCGGCGCGATCGCGGCTTACCACCGCCGGCACCCGCGCATGACGGTGGTCCAGCTCGACGCCCACGGCGATCTGCGCGAGACTTACGAGGGATCCCGTCACAACCACGCCTGCGTGATGCGCCGGGTGCGCGAGCTCTGTCCGGCCCTGGCGATTGGGATCCGTAGCCTCTCCCGCGAGGAGGCCGATTGGCTCTCCAAGAGCCCGTCGCCCATGATCTCGGGCCGGCGCGTCGCCGCCGGACCGGAATGGTTCGACGAGGCGCTGGCGGCGGCCGGGGAGGAGGTTTACGTGACGATCGACGTCGACTTCTTCGACCCGGCGCTCGTTCCCGGAACCGGAACTCCCGAGCCGGGGGGGGCGGACTGGTACACGACCCTGGCGTTCCTGCGCTCCTTGTCGCGGCGCCGCAAGGTCCTCGGTTTCGACATCGTCGAGCTGGCGCCGATCCTGGGCCAGCCGGCGTCCGATTTCCTCGCCGCGAAGCTCCTTTACCGGACGCTCGGCTATGCCCTCTTCGAGGGGTGCGACGGGCGCCCGGGAGCTTCGGAACCTATATTGAGGTAG
- the lon gene encoding endopeptidase La has translation MPRTLEREEVIQELEIPDELPVIPLVSTIVFPNIVVNLQVVRKRNLQLVRELPPEGIVGLVIQRGSGLEFPPVEDLTPVGVAARLVTRINVSRNTIQIILLGLARFRVRDYVRTDPYLRARVEVLEESAVESMEANVLMGNAIHLLETLVRQDSRLSEEILHLIRNNLTGPGNLADQIANHLSFKLEEKKEILMTIPPLQRLQVAIRLLKKSLEQIKVGQEIQEATQEEITKAQREYYLREQLKMIKKELGEGNEAETIVADLRKKLAEGNYPEAVVKEAVREMDRLAMISSASAEYSVVKTYVDWLLELPWSVTTVDNLDIAAAERVLERDHYGLAKIKDRILEYLAVRKLKADMKGPILCFYGPPGTGKTSLGKSIAEALGRKFIRMSVGGMRDEAEIRGHRRTYVGALPGKIIQSLRRAGTANPLMMIDEIDKIGSDFRGDPASALLEVLDPEQNQGFLDLYLDIPFDLSRVMFVTTANRLDTIPDPLRDRMEILHLTGYIEEEKVAIARQYLIPRQLDAHGLKPEQLSFDRRSIVEIIRGHTSEAGLRRLEQLLGQICRKVAKSVALKEPALKKITPSDLQTYLGPAPYVPEVAERDDEVGIATGLAWTAGGGDILFIEATRMKGRGSFNLTGQLGEVMKESAQAALSFVRSHAASLGIAETAFEKTDIHVHVPAGAIPKDGPSAGVTMAIAIASLLSERPTRHDVAMTGEITLRGKVLAVGGVKEKVLAARRAGIHTVVLPARNEKDLVDIPEEARKAMRFVFVKEVGEVVKETLRAPRDRSESSPAGSGRTSGKSSATKPRGAPAAAKTR, from the coding sequence GTGCCCAGAACGCTGGAAAGAGAAGAGGTGATTCAGGAGCTCGAGATTCCGGACGAGCTGCCGGTCATCCCCCTCGTCTCGACCATCGTCTTCCCCAACATCGTCGTCAACCTCCAGGTGGTCCGCAAGAGGAATCTCCAGCTGGTGCGCGAGCTGCCCCCGGAAGGGATCGTCGGGCTGGTCATCCAGCGAGGCAGCGGCCTGGAGTTCCCCCCCGTCGAGGACCTGACCCCAGTCGGCGTCGCCGCCCGTCTCGTCACGCGCATCAACGTCTCGCGAAACACCATCCAGATCATCCTGCTGGGCCTGGCGCGCTTCCGCGTCCGCGATTACGTCCGGACCGACCCTTACCTGAGGGCCCGCGTCGAGGTGCTGGAAGAGTCCGCCGTGGAGTCGATGGAGGCGAACGTCCTGATGGGCAACGCCATCCACCTCCTGGAGACGCTGGTCCGGCAGGACAGCCGCCTCTCCGAGGAGATCCTCCACTTGATCCGGAACAACCTCACCGGTCCCGGGAACCTGGCGGATCAGATCGCCAACCATCTGAGCTTCAAGCTGGAGGAGAAGAAGGAAATCCTGATGACCATCCCTCCCCTGCAGCGGCTCCAGGTTGCCATCCGGCTCCTGAAGAAGTCGCTGGAGCAGATCAAGGTCGGCCAGGAGATCCAGGAGGCGACGCAGGAGGAGATCACCAAGGCCCAGCGCGAATACTACCTGCGCGAGCAGCTCAAGATGATCAAGAAAGAGCTCGGCGAGGGGAACGAAGCGGAAACCATCGTCGCCGATCTCCGCAAGAAGCTCGCGGAAGGGAATTATCCCGAGGCCGTGGTCAAGGAGGCCGTCCGCGAGATGGATCGGCTGGCGATGATCTCGTCCGCCTCGGCCGAGTACAGCGTGGTCAAGACTTACGTCGACTGGCTTTTGGAGCTTCCGTGGAGCGTCACCACGGTGGACAACCTCGACATCGCCGCCGCCGAGAGAGTCCTCGAGCGGGATCATTACGGGCTGGCGAAGATCAAGGACCGGATCCTGGAATACCTGGCGGTCCGGAAGCTCAAGGCCGACATGAAGGGCCCGATTCTCTGCTTCTACGGCCCGCCCGGCACGGGAAAGACCTCGCTCGGCAAATCGATCGCCGAGGCGCTGGGCCGGAAGTTCATCCGGATGTCGGTCGGCGGGATGAGGGACGAGGCGGAGATCCGCGGTCATCGCCGGACCTACGTGGGAGCGCTTCCGGGGAAGATCATCCAGAGCCTCCGGCGCGCCGGGACGGCGAATCCCCTGATGATGATCGACGAGATCGACAAGATTGGCTCGGATTTCCGCGGGGATCCGGCCTCCGCCTTGCTCGAGGTCCTGGATCCCGAGCAGAACCAGGGCTTCCTGGACCTCTACCTGGACATTCCCTTCGATCTCTCCCGTGTGATGTTCGTGACCACCGCGAACCGCCTCGACACGATCCCGGATCCGCTGCGCGACCGGATGGAGATTCTGCACCTTACCGGATACATCGAGGAGGAAAAAGTCGCGATCGCCCGCCAGTACCTCATTCCGAGGCAGCTGGATGCCCACGGCCTCAAGCCGGAGCAGCTGTCATTCGATCGGCGATCGATCGTGGAGATCATCCGGGGCCACACCTCGGAAGCCGGCCTCCGGAGGCTCGAGCAGCTTCTCGGGCAGATCTGCCGGAAGGTGGCAAAGTCGGTCGCCCTGAAGGAGCCGGCGCTGAAGAAGATCACTCCGTCGGACCTGCAGACCTACCTGGGCCCCGCGCCGTACGTGCCGGAAGTGGCGGAGCGCGACGACGAGGTGGGGATCGCCACCGGCCTGGCCTGGACCGCGGGCGGCGGCGACATCCTTTTCATCGAAGCCACTCGGATGAAGGGGCGAGGCAGCTTCAACCTCACGGGACAGCTGGGAGAGGTGATGAAGGAATCGGCCCAGGCGGCCCTTTCGTTCGTCCGATCGCACGCCGCCTCGCTGGGAATCGCCGAGACGGCCTTCGAGAAGACCGATATCCACGTGCACGTCCCCGCCGGAGCCATCCCCAAGGACGGCCCGTCGGCCGGCGTGACGATGGCCATCGCCATCGCCTCGCTGCTTTCCGAGCGCCCTACCCGCCACGACGTGGCGATGACGGGGGAGATTACGCTGCGGGGGAAGGTGCTGGCGGTGGGCGGCGTCAAGGAGAAGGTGCTCGCCGCCCGGCGCGCCGGGATCCACACCGTCGTCCTCCCCGCCCGCAACGAGAAGGACCTGGTCGACATTCCCGAGGAGGCGCGCAAGGCGATGCGCTTCGTCTTCGTCAAGGAGGTCGGCGAGGTCGTGAAGGAAACTCTCCGCGCTCCGCGCGATCGCAGCGAGTCCTCCCCGGCCGGTTCGGGCAGGACCTCAGGAAAGAGCTCCGCGACCAAGCCGCGGGGCGCGCCGGCGGCCGCGAAAACCCGCTGA